TTGGACCAGCGGAATTGCTCCACCGTCGCGTCCAGCACCACGGTCTTTTTCATGTCGAACATCGAATAGCTGTGATGGGCCAGCGCCGTACCCCCGGCGAGCGGCATCAGGCCAAGCGCCGCACCGGCTATCAGAACTCCCAAGCGGGTCATCTCGCGCACTCCAGTCTGTCAGATTTGGGGGACGTTCACGGGCTGCCCGTTCTTGGGCAGGCCGGAATCGAGCACAGTGCCGTCAGCCTTGCGCAGATCGAGGAACAGGCCGCCCGGCTTGCCGTTGCGCAACGGGTTCATGCGCAGGCTTATGTGTTCCCCGCTGCGCAGCGAAACCCGGTTCCAGCCTTGCCGCTTGAGATTGTTTGGGCTGTTCAGTTCGATGCTCCAGTGCCGGCCATCGCCTGCTTCCAGTTCGATGAAGGCGTGCGGATTGGTCCACTGGAATTCGATGACATCGCCTTCGATCGTCATGATCTGGCGCTGGTCGAACATGGCGAAGCTGTGATGGGCGGCGATGGGCGATGCAATCGCCAGCATCAGCACAGGCGCGGCAATGCGCCGCAGGATCTTACTGTTCATCGCCCGGAACCGCCCCGAACGACCATGTGCGCCATGCCCAGCCTGAATCTTGCACCCATCATATAGCTGCCCCTCTCTCATCG
The DNA window shown above is from Croceibacterium atlanticum and carries:
- a CDS encoding DUF6152 family protein, whose protein sequence is MNSKILRRIAAPVLMLAIASPIAAHHSFAMFDQRQIMTIEGDVIEFQWTNPHAFIELEAGDGRHWSIELNSPNNLKRQGWNRVSLRSGEHISLRMNPLRNGKPGGLFLDLRKADGTVLDSGLPKNGQPVNVPQI